The sequence CGACCGTCCAGGAATACCCTGCCGGCCGTCGGGCGCACCTCTTGGGTGAGGCACTTGAGCAGCGTGCTCTTGCCAGACCCGGTCTGCCCGCACAGGAACACGAACTCGCCGCGGGCGATGCTGAGCGACACTCCACGCAGACCGGATACGACGTCGCTGTACTTGACCTCGACACGGTCGAACTGAATATAGGCGGCCTGACCATCCATGGTGTTGGCAGAAGCCCCTAAAGGGTACCTCGGCGAGCTTGCGCTCGGCGACCAGAGGGTAAGACTTGTCCATGTTCGACGCTGTCACTGAAGAGCGCATCCGCGTGCGATACGGCGAGACCGACCAGATGGGGCACGCGTACTACGCGAACTACCTTTTGTGGTTCGAGCAGGCCAGGGGCGCTTGGTGCCGCGACCGGGGGTTCACTTACAAGAGCATGGAGGAGTGCGGCTACAAACTGCCGGTCGTGGAGATTTGGGCTCGGTATCGCGGAGAAATCAAGTACGACGATACGATACGCATCGAAGTTCGCCTCGCCGAGATCAAACGCTCCTCACTGAAGTTCCAGTACGAAATCGTGAATGAATCGACGGGAAAGAGGTGTACCGAAGGGTACTCCTGGCACGTCCTGGTCGGGGACGGCATGAAGGCGGTCGCGATACCGAGCGACATCCGCGATCTTCTCATGCGCGACCCTGCGGAGCACAGCACGCTGGCATAACTGCGAGACATCGGATATGTACAGCAATTCTGCCGTAACATATCCTATACAGGTGCCGGAATTCCAGTAATGGGTCACTGCGACCTCACGGGGTTCCATCTTGGATTTTGGCATCAACCCGAACACAAGCACGAGCAACGAATACCGGCTCGAC is a genomic window of Armatimonadota bacterium containing:
- a CDS encoding acyl-CoA thioesterase, coding for MFDAVTEERIRVRYGETDQMGHAYYANYLLWFEQARGAWCRDRGFTYKSMEECGYKLPVVEIWARYRGEIKYDDTIRIEVRLAEIKRSSLKFQYEIVNESTGKRCTEGYSWHVLVGDGMKAVAIPSDIRDLLMRDPAEHSTLA